The sequence GATATGGTAAGGTTCCTATCAGTTGCTCTCATGGCTGTGTAGATTTCACAGGTTCTCATGTTTCTTATGAAGGATCACATTTCGCCTCACTATCTACGCAATGTTACAACATACTGTCACTTATgaatccactctctctcccgcagTTTCTCATGTTGCTTTGTTTTCTTTGggctgtttcccccccccctagggTGACCACGAAGTGAAGTCCGTCGCCCCCGGCAACGAGCCCTCCGAAGCCAGCGGCGGCAGAGCTAGCTCAAGGGCCGAGGTGGAACCTGACAAGTTTGAGCTGCCTCCGGAGTCAGACGAGGAGTACATGGTGGTAGAGGAGGCAGACTCCGCCTCCGTCACCCGCGCCAAGAAGACCGGCCTGACCCGCATCGAGAGCTTCAAGGCCACCTTCTCAAAGGAGAACATGAGCAAGACCCGTGAGAACCTGGGCACCAAGGTCAACAAGCTGGGCGAGCGCATCGTGACGGTGGAGCGGCGCGAGAAGATCCGCCAGTCTGGGGAGCGGCTGAAGCAGTCTGGAGAGAGGTTCAAGGAGTCCATGGCCAATGTCCCTGCCAAGCTCAACCTTAAGAAGGAGCGGACAGTAGCTGAGGGCCAGGAGGGAGCGGAGGGAGGCGCCGACGGAGCCACACCCGTGCCTCCGCCCAAGGGCCGCAAGGGCAGCCCAGACAAGGAGGCCGCGGACGGGGCCAAGGCAGAGGCGTCCGAGGTCCCCATGTACGACATGAAGCAGCTGGCGTAAAGCGCAACGGCCGATGCAACAACTGGGTGTTGTGTTTCCCTTGGACTATTGTGACAACAAAAGAGAGGATGAAAGTATGTGTTTTATGGTCGATTCTCCCTGGCCAAGCTTCGGAAATGAAAATATTAAATGATCTATTTTTCCGTTCAGTTGAAAGAAGCCTCCAGTTAGAAAGGAAGTGACATTGGGCCGGTTCAAACATCCGACTGGCGGCAACGGCAAGAACGGACACCCACTGAAGTATAGGTCTACCATAAGGCGTTGTTATTCTTTCAGACATAGTTCTAGTCTCTGTTCTGATATGTGTCTACAGTTGACATTAtggttaatttattattattaaatatttgtTACATTTTTCGTCTACAAACTGCTaattaaacaaatacaataacaacagagagagcgagagaaagaagcATCTGGAGTTTGTCAAAGGTTtcagttgttattttttatgtatgtttGAACAATGACAAGATGTTAGAGCTTTAAACAGTTCTAATGAAGAGTGGGTAAGTTATGATGGTATATGATGGGAATGTTGATTTTGTCAGGGGGCTGTAAAAGTAAAGTTTTGCACTCGCGAAATGTGAAAGATAGAATGCATTAGTTATTTCAGGTTGCAATTATACATTTAAAAGCTGTACTATGAGGAATTTGTAGAGAACTAATTTGGCTAGTTTTCCGAAAATTACGAAGATAAACTGTTATGgtaaaaataatgaatactaaGAATAAAGACTAAGAACATGTTACATATGTGATGTGAAATATCTCAACACTCTTAATATTGTTTTGCTGTATAAACAGCTCGTAAAAATAGAGGTCTATAACTATATTGTTAGAATGTTTTGAGTTATTATTTAGAGTTTGCATGAATGCATTTAAAAATACACAACAGATATTAGGTTTAGGGTGTTTTCGGTCGGATAGAGATGATAAATTATGCAGATTATTATTTCTTAACCTTTTACCCAATGTTGTTTTTAGGGCATAACACTGACTACACGGTTCTCATTGAGGAACTCAGCAAGTTCTATTTATATTTTGATTTTATTGCTTTTCAAAACCAAACCTATTGTATAAATGTCCCTTCACTTCATcttcaaatgtaaatgtaaatgtatcaaACTAAAAATAATTCTGATCTATTTTTGATTAAAGTAAGTAAGGAATTGTG is a genomic window of Gadus chalcogrammus isolate NIFS_2021 chromosome 23, NIFS_Gcha_1.0, whole genome shotgun sequence containing:
- the cavin4b gene encoding caveolae-associated protein 4b, which codes for MTEKLGSVEDAGGIMALLERVAGIMDNVNATQQRMEERQLELETTVKSIQADVVKLTGEHAATSGTVDRLLDKTRKVSCHIKDVRVRVENQNLRVKKVEATQADLLAKNKFRVVIYQGDHEVKSVAPGNEPSEASGGRASSRAEVEPDKFELPPESDEEYMVVEEADSASVTRAKKTGLTRIESFKATFSKENMSKTRENLGTKVNKLGERIVTVERREKIRQSGERLKQSGERFKESMANVPAKLNLKKERTVAEGQEGAEGGADGATPVPPPKGRKGSPDKEAADGAKAEASEVPMYDMKQLA